In Necator americanus strain Aroian chromosome IV, whole genome shotgun sequence, the following proteins share a genomic window:
- a CDS encoding hypothetical protein (NECATOR_CHRIV.G16454.T1) codes for MAKAGLLVTCGFFVMFDYPIQNDANQSAWDPPHVHFNSKSFKVYKRVAGLYNDLRWLADVSSQRFYPPKQVWYQFIDPGEMKGLVRIMSDPNLRTTVQKAEHRYTTPACHILSIRICQQRYSSVFPGFRHGYLLELG; via the coding sequence ATGGCGAAAGCAGGCTTGCTCGTCACATGTGGGTTCTTCGTGATGTTTGATTACCCGATCCAAAACGATGcgaatcaatccgcttgggatccccctcacgttcacttcaattcaaaatcgtttaaggtttacaaACGcgtagctggcctatacaatgacttgcgatggctagccgatgtgtcaagtcagcgcttttatcctcctaaacaagtctggtatcaatttatcgatcccggagagatgaaaggcttggtgcgCATTATGTCGGATCCAAACCTCCGAACGAccgtgcagaaagcggaacaccgctacactacacccgcctgtCATATCCTGAGTATCCGCATCTGTCAGCAGCGATATTCTTCGGTTTTTCCTGGGTTCCGTCACGGATATCTTCTTGAATTAGGATAG